A genomic stretch from Mya arenaria isolate MELC-2E11 chromosome 10, ASM2691426v1 includes:
- the LOC128206069 gene encoding multiple epidermal growth factor-like domains protein 10 isoform X2, producing the protein MNTQKLVFLLAVAAMNGGFGAGDQKGCANGASNYTFIERAVERVKKDVMVYRLEIYKSSCGFLEEVLDLIINKCKKKTRIARIYEPMYYYIINTTNVTKCCIGFITENGTCVRACGPHEYGVDCKETCTCNLKGSHGAKCDDITGRCHCREGYSGANCQHYVEVCPFGHYGSNCRNICMCQNNSTCDAATGTCNCSATPGWVGSFCEKGCGPHEYGVDCKETCTCNLKGSHGAKCDDITGRCHCREGYSGANCQHYVEVCPFGHYGSNCRNICMCQNNSTCDAATGTCNCSATPGWVGSFCEKACGPHEYGVDCKETCTCNLKGSHGAKCDDITGRCHCREGYSGANCQHYVEVCPFGHYGSNCRNICMCQNNSTCDAATGTCNCSATPGWVGSFCEKACGPHEYGVDCKETCTCNLKGSHGAKCDDITGRCHCREGYSGANCQHYVEAEANHPDNTVKSNTFPTDARTGVVIGAVIVLGAAVVIAVLVTRRLLRREGQGHNDEREKTNPGVAATQPEPYEALNIASMEERDRRDANTVLLTTLQSGVPDSDCYETIPN; encoded by the exons ATGAATACTCAGA agttGGTGTTTTTGCTGGCAGTGGCAGCGATGAATGGCGGCTTCGGGGCAGGAGACCAGAAAGGTTGCGCAAACGGCGCTTCTAATTACACTTTTATCGAAAG AGCGGTTGAGAGGGTGAAAAAAGATGTCATGGTCTATCGCCTAGAGATCTACAAAAGTTCTTGTGGCTTTTTGGAAGAAGTGCTGGACCTGATTatcaataaatgtaaaaaaaaaacaag AATTGCGCGTATATATGAGCCGATGTATTACTACATAATCAACACCACCAACGTGACAAAGTGTTGTATTggattcattacagaaaatgGTACCTGCGTTAGAG CGTGTGGTCCACACGAATATGGTGTCGACTGCAAAGAAACATGCACGTGCAATTTGAAGGGGTCCCATGGCGCCAAATGTGACGATATTACAGGTCGCTGTCACTGCCGCGAGGGCTACAGTGGAGCCAATTGTCAACACTATGTTGAGG TCTGTCCTTTTGGACATTATGGTTCGAACTGCAGAAACATTTGCATGTGCCAGAATAACTCAACATGCGACGCAGCGACTGGCACGTGTAACTGTTCAGCCACCCCCGGGTGGGTGGGATCCTTCTGTGAGAAAG GGTGTGGTCCACACGAATATGGTGTCGACTGCAAAGAAACATGCACGTGCAATTTGAAGGGGTCCCATGGCGCCAAATGTGACGATATTACAGGTCGCTGTCACTGCCGCGAGGGCTACAGTGGAGCCAATTGTCAACACTATGTTGAGG TCTGTCCTTTTGGACATTATGGTTCGAACTGCAGAAACATTTGCATGTGCCAGAATAACTCAACATGCGACGCAGCGACTGGCACGTGTAACTGTTCAGCCACCCCCGGGTGGGTGGGATCCTTCTGTGAGAAAG CGTGTGGTCCACACGAATATGGTGTCGACTGCAAAGAAACATGCACGTGCAATTTGAAGGGGTCCCATGGCGCCAAATGTGACGATATTACAGGTCGCTGTCACTGCCGCGAGGGCTACAGTGGAGCCAATTGTCAACACTATGTTGAGG TCTGTCCTTTTGGACATTATGGTTCGAACTGCAGAAACATTTGCATGTGCCAGAATAACTCAACATGCGACGCAGCGACTGGCACGTGTAACTGTTCAGCCACCCCCGGGTGGGTGGGATCCTTCTGTGAGAAAG CGTGTGGTCCACACGAATATGGTGTCGACTGCAAAGAAACATGCACGTGCAATTTGAAGGGGTCCCATGGCGCCAAATGTGACGATATTACAGGTCGCTGTCACTGCCGCGAGGGCTACAGTGGAGCCAATTGTCAACACTATGTTGAGG CTGAAGCGAATCATCCAGACAACACAGTCAAATCAAACACATTTCCAACGGATGCACGTACAGGGGTAGTTATTGGTGCTGTTATAGTGTTGGGTGCTGCTGTAGTTATAGCTGTCTTGGTCACACGAAG ATTATTACGAAGGGAAGGACAAGGCCACAACGACGAGCGAGAGAAAACAAACCCTG GAGTTGCAGCAACTCAACCCGAACCATACGAAGCATTAAATATCGCCAGCATGGAGGAACGTGACAGGAGGGATGCCAACACAGTGTTACTCACGACATTGCAATCTGGAGTGCCAGACAGTGACTGTTACGAAACAATACCGAACTAA
- the LOC128206069 gene encoding multiple epidermal growth factor-like domains protein 10 isoform X4 translates to MDLIYLQKLVFLLAVAAMNGGFGAGDQKGCANGASNYTFIERAVERVKKDVMVYRLEIYKSSCGFLEEVLDLIINKCKKKTRIARIYEPMYYYIINTTNVTKCCIGFITENGTCVRACGPHEYGVDCKETCTCNLKGSHGAKCDDITGRCHCREGYSGANCQHYVEVCPFGHYGSNCRNICMCQNNSTCDAATGTCNCSATPGWVGSFCEKGCGPHEYGVDCKETCTCNLKGSHGAKCDDITGRCHCREGYSGANCQHYVEVCPFGHYGSNCRNICMCQNNSTCDAATGTCNCSATPGWVGSFCEKACGPHEYGVDCKETCTCNLKGSHGAKCDDITGRCHCREGYSGANCQHYVEACGPHEYGVDCKETCTCNLKGSHGAKCDDITGRCHCREGYSGANCQHYVEAEANHPDNTVKSNTFPTDARTGVVIGAVIVLGAAVVIAVLVTRRLLRREGQGHNDEREKTNPGVAATQPEPYEALNIASMEERDRRDANTVLLTTLQSGVPDSDCYETIPN, encoded by the exons atggatttaatatatttacaaaagttGGTGTTTTTGCTGGCAGTGGCAGCGATGAATGGCGGCTTCGGGGCAGGAGACCAGAAAGGTTGCGCAAACGGCGCTTCTAATTACACTTTTATCGAAAG AGCGGTTGAGAGGGTGAAAAAAGATGTCATGGTCTATCGCCTAGAGATCTACAAAAGTTCTTGTGGCTTTTTGGAAGAAGTGCTGGACCTGATTatcaataaatgtaaaaaaaaaacaag AATTGCGCGTATATATGAGCCGATGTATTACTACATAATCAACACCACCAACGTGACAAAGTGTTGTATTggattcattacagaaaatgGTACCTGCGTTAGAG CGTGTGGTCCACACGAATATGGTGTCGACTGCAAAGAAACATGCACGTGCAATTTGAAGGGGTCCCATGGCGCCAAATGTGACGATATTACAGGTCGCTGTCACTGCCGCGAGGGCTACAGTGGAGCCAATTGTCAACACTATGTTGAGG TCTGTCCTTTTGGACATTATGGTTCGAACTGCAGAAACATTTGCATGTGCCAGAATAACTCAACATGCGACGCAGCGACTGGCACGTGTAACTGTTCAGCCACCCCCGGGTGGGTGGGATCCTTCTGTGAGAAAG GGTGTGGTCCACACGAATATGGTGTCGACTGCAAAGAAACATGCACGTGCAATTTGAAGGGGTCCCATGGCGCCAAATGTGACGATATTACAGGTCGCTGTCACTGCCGCGAGGGCTACAGTGGAGCCAATTGTCAACACTATGTTGAGG TCTGTCCTTTTGGACATTATGGTTCGAACTGCAGAAACATTTGCATGTGCCAGAATAACTCAACATGCGACGCAGCGACTGGCACGTGTAACTGTTCAGCCACCCCCGGGTGGGTGGGATCCTTCTGTGAGAAAG CGTGTGGTCCACACGAATATGGTGTCGACTGCAAAGAAACATGCACGTGCAATTTGAAGGGGTCCCATGGCGCCAAATGTGACGATATTACAGGTCGCTGTCACTGCCGCGAGGGCTACAGTGGAGCCAATTGTCAACACTATGTTGAGG CGTGTGGTCCACACGAATATGGTGTCGACTGCAAAGAAACATGCACGTGCAATTTGAAGGGGTCCCATGGCGCCAAATGTGACGATATTACAGGTCGCTGTCACTGCCGCGAGGGCTACAGTGGAGCCAATTGTCAACACTATGTTGAGG CTGAAGCGAATCATCCAGACAACACAGTCAAATCAAACACATTTCCAACGGATGCACGTACAGGGGTAGTTATTGGTGCTGTTATAGTGTTGGGTGCTGCTGTAGTTATAGCTGTCTTGGTCACACGAAG ATTATTACGAAGGGAAGGACAAGGCCACAACGACGAGCGAGAGAAAACAAACCCTG GAGTTGCAGCAACTCAACCCGAACCATACGAAGCATTAAATATCGCCAGCATGGAGGAACGTGACAGGAGGGATGCCAACACAGTGTTACTCACGACATTGCAATCTGGAGTGCCAGACAGTGACTGTTACGAAACAATACCGAACTAA
- the LOC128206069 gene encoding multiple epidermal growth factor-like domains protein 10 isoform X3, giving the protein MDLIYLQKLVFLLAVAAMNGGFGAGDQKGCANGASNYTFIERAVERVKKDVMVYRLEIYKSSCGFLEEVLDLIINKCKKKTRIARIYEPMYYYIINTTNVTKCCIGFITENGTCVRACGPHEYGVDCKETCTCNLKGSHGAKCDDITGRCHCREGYSGANCQHYVEVCPFGHYGSNCRNICMCQNNSTCDAATGTCNCSATPGWVGSFCEKGCGPHEYGVDCKETCTCNLKGSHGAKCDDITGRCHCREGYSGANCQHYVEACGPHEYGVDCKETCTCNLKGSHGAKCDDITGRCHCREGYSGANCQHYVEVCPFGHYGSNCRNICMCQNNSTCDAATGTCNCSATPGWVGSFCEKACGPHEYGVDCKETCTCNLKGSHGAKCDDITGRCHCREGYSGANCQHYVEAEANHPDNTVKSNTFPTDARTGVVIGAVIVLGAAVVIAVLVTRRLLRREGQGHNDEREKTNPGVAATQPEPYEALNIASMEERDRRDANTVLLTTLQSGVPDSDCYETIPN; this is encoded by the exons atggatttaatatatttacaaaagttGGTGTTTTTGCTGGCAGTGGCAGCGATGAATGGCGGCTTCGGGGCAGGAGACCAGAAAGGTTGCGCAAACGGCGCTTCTAATTACACTTTTATCGAAAG AGCGGTTGAGAGGGTGAAAAAAGATGTCATGGTCTATCGCCTAGAGATCTACAAAAGTTCTTGTGGCTTTTTGGAAGAAGTGCTGGACCTGATTatcaataaatgtaaaaaaaaaacaag AATTGCGCGTATATATGAGCCGATGTATTACTACATAATCAACACCACCAACGTGACAAAGTGTTGTATTggattcattacagaaaatgGTACCTGCGTTAGAG CGTGTGGTCCACACGAATATGGTGTCGACTGCAAAGAAACATGCACGTGCAATTTGAAGGGGTCCCATGGCGCCAAATGTGACGATATTACAGGTCGCTGTCACTGCCGCGAGGGCTACAGTGGAGCCAATTGTCAACACTATGTTGAGG TCTGTCCTTTTGGACATTATGGTTCGAACTGCAGAAACATTTGCATGTGCCAGAATAACTCAACATGCGACGCAGCGACTGGCACGTGTAACTGTTCAGCCACCCCCGGGTGGGTGGGATCCTTCTGTGAGAAAG GGTGTGGTCCACACGAATATGGTGTCGACTGCAAAGAAACATGCACGTGCAATTTGAAGGGGTCCCATGGCGCCAAATGTGACGATATTACAGGTCGCTGTCACTGCCGCGAGGGCTACAGTGGAGCCAATTGTCAACACTATGTTGAGG CGTGTGGTCCACACGAATATGGTGTCGACTGCAAAGAAACATGCACGTGCAATTTGAAGGGGTCCCATGGCGCCAAATGTGACGATATTACAGGTCGCTGTCACTGCCGCGAGGGCTACAGTGGAGCCAATTGTCAACACTATGTTGAGG TCTGTCCTTTTGGACATTATGGTTCGAACTGCAGAAACATTTGCATGTGCCAGAATAACTCAACATGCGACGCAGCGACTGGCACGTGTAACTGTTCAGCCACCCCCGGGTGGGTGGGATCCTTCTGTGAGAAAG CGTGTGGTCCACACGAATATGGTGTCGACTGCAAAGAAACATGCACGTGCAATTTGAAGGGGTCCCATGGCGCCAAATGTGACGATATTACAGGTCGCTGTCACTGCCGCGAGGGCTACAGTGGAGCCAATTGTCAACACTATGTTGAGG CTGAAGCGAATCATCCAGACAACACAGTCAAATCAAACACATTTCCAACGGATGCACGTACAGGGGTAGTTATTGGTGCTGTTATAGTGTTGGGTGCTGCTGTAGTTATAGCTGTCTTGGTCACACGAAG ATTATTACGAAGGGAAGGACAAGGCCACAACGACGAGCGAGAGAAAACAAACCCTG GAGTTGCAGCAACTCAACCCGAACCATACGAAGCATTAAATATCGCCAGCATGGAGGAACGTGACAGGAGGGATGCCAACACAGTGTTACTCACGACATTGCAATCTGGAGTGCCAGACAGTGACTGTTACGAAACAATACCGAACTAA
- the LOC128206069 gene encoding multiple epidermal growth factor-like domains protein 10 isoform X1: MDLIYLQKLVFLLAVAAMNGGFGAGDQKGCANGASNYTFIERAVERVKKDVMVYRLEIYKSSCGFLEEVLDLIINKCKKKTRIARIYEPMYYYIINTTNVTKCCIGFITENGTCVRACGPHEYGVDCKETCTCNLKGSHGAKCDDITGRCHCREGYSGANCQHYVEVCPFGHYGSNCRNICMCQNNSTCDAATGTCNCSATPGWVGSFCEKGCGPHEYGVDCKETCTCNLKGSHGAKCDDITGRCHCREGYSGANCQHYVEVCPFGHYGSNCRNICMCQNNSTCDAATGTCNCSATPGWVGSFCEKACGPHEYGVDCKETCTCNLKGSHGAKCDDITGRCHCREGYSGANCQHYVEVCPFGHYGSNCRNICMCQNNSTCDAATGTCNCSATPGWVGSFCEKACGPHEYGVDCKETCTCNLKGSHGAKCDDITGRCHCREGYSGANCQHYVEAEANHPDNTVKSNTFPTDARTGVVIGAVIVLGAAVVIAVLVTRRLLRREGQGHNDEREKTNPGVAATQPEPYEALNIASMEERDRRDANTVLLTTLQSGVPDSDCYETIPN, translated from the exons atggatttaatatatttacaaaagttGGTGTTTTTGCTGGCAGTGGCAGCGATGAATGGCGGCTTCGGGGCAGGAGACCAGAAAGGTTGCGCAAACGGCGCTTCTAATTACACTTTTATCGAAAG AGCGGTTGAGAGGGTGAAAAAAGATGTCATGGTCTATCGCCTAGAGATCTACAAAAGTTCTTGTGGCTTTTTGGAAGAAGTGCTGGACCTGATTatcaataaatgtaaaaaaaaaacaag AATTGCGCGTATATATGAGCCGATGTATTACTACATAATCAACACCACCAACGTGACAAAGTGTTGTATTggattcattacagaaaatgGTACCTGCGTTAGAG CGTGTGGTCCACACGAATATGGTGTCGACTGCAAAGAAACATGCACGTGCAATTTGAAGGGGTCCCATGGCGCCAAATGTGACGATATTACAGGTCGCTGTCACTGCCGCGAGGGCTACAGTGGAGCCAATTGTCAACACTATGTTGAGG TCTGTCCTTTTGGACATTATGGTTCGAACTGCAGAAACATTTGCATGTGCCAGAATAACTCAACATGCGACGCAGCGACTGGCACGTGTAACTGTTCAGCCACCCCCGGGTGGGTGGGATCCTTCTGTGAGAAAG GGTGTGGTCCACACGAATATGGTGTCGACTGCAAAGAAACATGCACGTGCAATTTGAAGGGGTCCCATGGCGCCAAATGTGACGATATTACAGGTCGCTGTCACTGCCGCGAGGGCTACAGTGGAGCCAATTGTCAACACTATGTTGAGG TCTGTCCTTTTGGACATTATGGTTCGAACTGCAGAAACATTTGCATGTGCCAGAATAACTCAACATGCGACGCAGCGACTGGCACGTGTAACTGTTCAGCCACCCCCGGGTGGGTGGGATCCTTCTGTGAGAAAG CGTGTGGTCCACACGAATATGGTGTCGACTGCAAAGAAACATGCACGTGCAATTTGAAGGGGTCCCATGGCGCCAAATGTGACGATATTACAGGTCGCTGTCACTGCCGCGAGGGCTACAGTGGAGCCAATTGTCAACACTATGTTGAGG TCTGTCCTTTTGGACATTATGGTTCGAACTGCAGAAACATTTGCATGTGCCAGAATAACTCAACATGCGACGCAGCGACTGGCACGTGTAACTGTTCAGCCACCCCCGGGTGGGTGGGATCCTTCTGTGAGAAAG CGTGTGGTCCACACGAATATGGTGTCGACTGCAAAGAAACATGCACGTGCAATTTGAAGGGGTCCCATGGCGCCAAATGTGACGATATTACAGGTCGCTGTCACTGCCGCGAGGGCTACAGTGGAGCCAATTGTCAACACTATGTTGAGG CTGAAGCGAATCATCCAGACAACACAGTCAAATCAAACACATTTCCAACGGATGCACGTACAGGGGTAGTTATTGGTGCTGTTATAGTGTTGGGTGCTGCTGTAGTTATAGCTGTCTTGGTCACACGAAG ATTATTACGAAGGGAAGGACAAGGCCACAACGACGAGCGAGAGAAAACAAACCCTG GAGTTGCAGCAACTCAACCCGAACCATACGAAGCATTAAATATCGCCAGCATGGAGGAACGTGACAGGAGGGATGCCAACACAGTGTTACTCACGACATTGCAATCTGGAGTGCCAGACAGTGACTGTTACGAAACAATACCGAACTAA